The Trichocoleus sp. FACHB-46 region CATCGGCAGAGTTCTCCCAGGTCAACTGGAATTCGCATCACGGCCTGCGCATTGGGATAAGCCCACAGTTGCTCGCCGATTACAGTTGGCTCAATCAATGTCTTGCTTAGTTCCTGAAGCGAGCGATCGCAAGGAGTATTGTGCTCATCTGCCCAGACTCGCAAAATTTGATTGGCTTGCTCAATCACGGAGATTGCAGGTCCAGCCCCAGACTGCCGCAACGCAAGCTGGATATCGAAACAAGGCAGAGGGATCAAAAAATCGGGCTCATCGCTCTCGCAAGTATAGTTGCCTGAATATTTCTCATCTACAGTTGCAGAAAAGACTCCTGGTAGCTCTTGAAACCGTTGCAGTAAGTCAAGCATCATTAACCTTGAGGCAATCCAATTTTATAGAGTGTCAATCCGGTGAACAGAGGCGATCGCGCTACAACTTCCCATGGACGCATTGGGAGGATGGCACTTCAGGGAGAGACACAAAGGAGGATATCAATGCTGACTAGAGAGGAGAACGGGCAGAGACAGGCACTCCTCGCATCAGCGCAGCCCAAAGTTGAAACGTCCGTCGCAGTGTTCGCGTCATCCCGAGGGCTTGCTGAACCGCCAGTGGTGCATGGTCTAAACACTCCTCCAGTTGGGTCACAGCCGCAGGTGGTGTTTGTTGCCGAGTCACCCAATCCTCAAAGTCAATCGGCAACCGCCACTGTTGGAGCACCTCAAAATTCATCCCAACTGAAGCGATCGCGTTGTGCCATTGAGAGAGTTGCCACTCCCAGTAGTGAGAGGGATCGCGCAACTGTTCAATGCGGTTGATGAAGTGAGCCAACTCATAATCTTCGGGCGAAATCACATCCACGGCTAAAAACTGCCCATCGGGCTTTAGGACTCGGTGAATTTCTGCCAAGGCAGGTTCGAGTGCCGAGAAGTGATGGGCGACAAAGCGGCAGGTAACTAAATCAAATTGTTGGTTCGCAAACGGGAGGGCGGTGGCGATCGCAGATTGAAATCCAACATTCCTCAGTCCGCGATCGCTC contains the following coding sequences:
- a CDS encoding class I SAM-dependent methyltransferase, producing MNQEEVTRQQFDRTASAYSTAPLFRRGQDLQWLVEVAHPSSDWQVLDVGCGAGHTAFALAPFVQQVIGIDLSAGMLAEAERNLSDRGLRNVGFQSAIATALPFANQQFDLVTCRFVAHHFSALEPALAEIHRVLKPDGQFLAVDVISPEDYELAHFINRIEQLRDPSHYWEWQLSQWHNAIASVGMNFEVLQQWRLPIDFEDWVTRQQTPPAAVTQLEECLDHAPLAVQQALGMTRTLRRTFQLWAALMRGVPVSARSPL